A single Ruficoccus amylovorans DNA region contains:
- a CDS encoding sigma-54-dependent transcriptional regulator gives MAGTLFPGKQAERARGYAQLAWQNPFEPEREEIEKLLLGEAYGRLSERERLSALWEDLERLLGQTRPGFASGKGTQAEREIFQEMVFVRIYHRFMPEFDRLIEQAHERGHAGQRVGFYDRFVREVEEGLPGGLIGRYAGMGLERLFAVMDQIRRAFLHIHRYIIGQSPAANRLRARIWQSIFTRDMDRYQRVLADRMGDIITLITGPSGSGKELVARGIGLSRYIPFDPNARAFTEDFVKAFYPINLSALSPTLIESELFGHRRGAFTGALQNRQGYFETCGPHGTVFLDEIGETDVAIQIKLLRVLQTRQFVPIGETEPKAFTGKLMAATNRDLVAEIQAGRFREDFYFRLNADRVQTPSLREILNGSPGELETLVAFIARKMAGPEEGEKVTAEVCDWIGKKLPVDYAWPGNFRELEQCVRNITVHGDYQPENLEKPAVGEGIAGPWSRGEFTAEELLARYVAEQYARIPNYEELGRRLKLDRRTVKKYLQLKTGS, from the coding sequence ATGGCAGGCACGCTTTTCCCCGGTAAACAGGCTGAACGCGCGCGGGGCTACGCGCAACTGGCCTGGCAAAACCCCTTCGAACCCGAGCGCGAGGAGATCGAAAAATTACTGCTGGGCGAAGCCTACGGGCGGCTCAGCGAGCGGGAGCGCCTGTCGGCGCTTTGGGAAGACCTGGAGCGACTGCTCGGCCAGACGCGTCCGGGCTTCGCCTCGGGCAAGGGGACGCAGGCCGAACGTGAGATTTTTCAGGAAATGGTCTTCGTGCGGATTTACCACCGGTTCATGCCGGAGTTCGACCGTTTGATCGAGCAGGCCCACGAGCGCGGGCACGCCGGGCAGCGGGTCGGGTTTTACGACCGCTTTGTCCGCGAAGTGGAGGAGGGCCTGCCAGGCGGGCTCATCGGGCGTTACGCCGGGATGGGGCTGGAGCGGCTGTTCGCGGTCATGGACCAGATTCGGCGGGCTTTTTTACATATCCATCGCTACATCATCGGCCAGTCTCCCGCCGCCAACCGCCTGCGGGCGCGCATCTGGCAGTCGATTTTTACCCGCGACATGGACCGCTACCAGCGTGTGCTGGCCGACCGCATGGGCGACATCATCACGCTGATTACCGGCCCCTCCGGTTCGGGTAAGGAGTTGGTCGCCCGCGGTATCGGGCTGTCGCGTTACATCCCCTTCGACCCGAACGCACGCGCCTTTACCGAGGACTTCGTCAAAGCCTTTTACCCGATCAACCTCTCGGCCCTTTCACCCACGCTGATCGAGTCCGAGCTTTTCGGGCACCGGCGCGGGGCCTTTACCGGCGCTCTTCAGAACCGTCAGGGGTATTTCGAGACCTGCGGGCCGCACGGGACGGTCTTTCTGGATGAAATCGGGGAAACCGACGTGGCCATTCAGATCAAACTCCTGCGCGTGCTCCAGACGCGACAATTCGTGCCCATCGGCGAGACCGAGCCCAAAGCTTTTACCGGCAAGCTCATGGCCGCCACCAACCGAGACCTGGTGGCGGAAATCCAGGCGGGCCGCTTCCGCGAGGACTTTTACTTCCGGCTCAATGCCGATCGGGTGCAGACTCCCTCGTTACGGGAGATTCTCAACGGCTCCCCCGGCGAACTCGAAACGCTGGTCGCCTTCATCGCCCGGAAAATGGCCGGACCGGAGGAAGGCGAAAAAGTAACGGCCGAAGTCTGCGACTGGATCGGGAAAAAGCTGCCCGTCGATTACGCCTGGCCGGGCAACTTCCGCGAACTGGAACAATGCGTGCGCAACATCACCGTGCACGGCGACTACCAGCCCGAAAACCTCGAAAAGCCGGCCGTCGGAGAGGGGATCGCTGGTCCGTGGAGCCGTGGCGAATTCACTGCCGAGGAACTGCTGGCCCGTTACGTGGCCGAGCAGTACGCCCGCATCCCCAACTATGAGGAACTGGGCCGCCGCCTCAAACTCGACCGCCGCACGGTTAAAAAGTACCTGCAACTGAAAACAGGGAGCTAG
- a CDS encoding rod shape-determining protein, whose product MLGFLSNDIGIDLGTANCLVFVRDKGIVLREPSVVAVYNNTKKVRAVGIEAKRMLGRTPGNITALRPMKDGVIADFEITEAMLRHFIQKVAHNTKFVPPRVVVAVPSGITEVERRAVKESAIHAGAREVLLLEEPMAAAIGVGLPIEEPSANMIVDIGGGTTEVAIISLAGVVFTRSLRVGGDEMDNSIMAYMKRAYNLMIGERSAEDIKMRIGSAYPLEEELTMEVKGRDSVAGLPKTLHITSQEIREALADVFNSIIEVVRSALERCPPELSADLVDRGIVMAGGGSMIRNLDKLLSEATGLPVIIAEDPLSAVANGTGIVLQDLSWWLKDAS is encoded by the coding sequence GTGCTAGGATTCCTATCCAACGACATTGGTATCGACTTGGGCACGGCGAACTGCCTCGTCTTCGTCCGTGACAAGGGCATCGTCCTGCGCGAGCCCAGCGTGGTCGCCGTCTACAACAACACGAAAAAAGTCCGTGCCGTTGGCATTGAGGCCAAGCGCATGCTGGGCCGGACTCCGGGCAACATCACCGCCCTGCGCCCGATGAAGGACGGGGTCATCGCCGACTTCGAGATCACTGAGGCGATGCTGCGGCACTTCATCCAGAAGGTCGCCCACAACACGAAATTTGTCCCGCCACGCGTCGTGGTGGCCGTTCCCTCGGGCATCACCGAGGTCGAGCGCCGCGCGGTCAAGGAATCCGCCATCCACGCCGGAGCCCGCGAAGTGCTCCTGCTGGAAGAGCCGATGGCCGCCGCCATCGGCGTGGGCCTGCCCATCGAGGAGCCTTCCGCGAACATGATCGTGGACATCGGCGGGGGCACGACCGAAGTCGCCATTATTTCTCTGGCCGGTGTCGTCTTTACCCGCAGCCTGCGCGTGGGCGGCGACGAGATGGACAACTCCATCATGGCCTACATGAAGCGCGCCTACAACCTGATGATCGGCGAACGCTCGGCCGAAGACATCAAGATGCGCATCGGCTCGGCCTACCCGCTCGAAGAGGAGCTGACCATGGAGGTCAAGGGGCGCGACTCCGTCGCCGGGCTGCCGAAAACCCTCCACATCACCTCGCAGGAGATCCGCGAGGCCCTGGCCGACGTCTTTAACTCGATCATCGAGGTCGTGCGCTCGGCCCTGGAACGCTGCCCGCCGGAACTTTCCGCCGACCTGGTGGACCGGGGCATCGTCATGGCCGGAGGCGGCTCCATGATCCGCAACCTGGACAAGCTTCTGAGCGAAGCCACCGGCCTGCCCGTCATCATCGCCGAAGACCCGCTGAGCGCGGTGGCCAACGGCACGGGCATTGTCCTGCAGGACCTCTCCTGGTGGCTCAAGGACGCCAGTTGA
- the mreC gene encoding rod shape-determining protein MreC: protein MALKRLSQFKPLVVLLVFLVAWWVMPVMLKRWIQTGFYEFQAPMMFAESQVEDLQSYWTLRGQSKREMIEAGRDLARENARLTVQLQENRTLSDEASRLEALLELPSHPDFRYEVARVARRELSAWWQQIVIRKGANYGIPVGAAVIYKGGVVGRVREVHAYTAVVELISSSGFRMAANVAGEDRPVTYQGLLNPPFSNPMGEVLNVPASVKVSPSQPLRLVSSRLGGIFPEGLTIGQVVELTPGSDGFFQQGRVQLNPDLGALREVAIIVPIEQEGTALAVEPSAASREGQGGN from the coding sequence ATGGCCCTCAAACGCCTGAGCCAGTTCAAGCCGCTCGTGGTGCTGCTGGTTTTTCTGGTGGCCTGGTGGGTCATGCCGGTCATGCTCAAGCGCTGGATCCAGACCGGTTTTTATGAGTTTCAGGCTCCGATGATGTTCGCCGAGTCGCAGGTGGAGGATTTGCAGAGCTACTGGACCCTGCGCGGCCAGTCCAAGCGCGAAATGATCGAGGCCGGGCGTGACCTGGCCCGTGAAAACGCCCGGCTGACCGTGCAGCTTCAGGAGAATCGCACGCTCTCGGACGAAGCCTCGCGGCTCGAAGCCCTGCTTGAACTGCCCTCGCACCCGGATTTCCGCTACGAGGTGGCCCGCGTGGCCCGTCGCGAACTCTCCGCCTGGTGGCAGCAGATCGTCATCCGCAAAGGGGCCAACTACGGCATTCCCGTCGGGGCAGCCGTCATCTACAAGGGCGGCGTGGTGGGCCGTGTGCGCGAGGTCCACGCCTACACCGCCGTGGTGGAGCTGATCTCCAGCAGCGGGTTTCGCATGGCGGCCAATGTGGCCGGTGAGGACCGCCCCGTCACTTATCAAGGACTGCTCAATCCCCCCTTCAGCAACCCGATGGGCGAAGTGCTCAACGTCCCGGCCTCTGTCAAGGTTTCCCCGTCGCAGCCGCTGCGGCTGGTTTCCTCGCGGCTGGGCGGTATTTTTCCCGAAGGGCTGACCATCGGCCAGGTGGTCGAGCTGACGCCGGGCTCGGATGGTTTTTTTCAACAAGGGCGCGTGCAGCTTAACCCCGATCTGGGGGCCTTGCGCGAAGTCGCGATCATCGTCCCCATCGAGCAGGAGGGAACGGCCCTCGCCGTCGAGCCTTCCGCCGCCAGCCGGGAGGGCCAAGGTGGAAATTGA